A stretch of the Acanthochromis polyacanthus isolate Apoly-LR-REF ecotype Palm Island chromosome 22, KAUST_Apoly_ChrSc, whole genome shotgun sequence genome encodes the following:
- the adamts1 gene encoding LOW QUALITY PROTEIN: A disintegrin and metalloproteinase with thrombospondin motifs 1 (The sequence of the model RefSeq protein was modified relative to this genomic sequence to represent the inferred CDS: inserted 1 base in 1 codon): protein MMWFLRVSIGLIAALCVSAAHSSWEESTVVPVRLDQSESETEPWRTLTAEEKEKEAEMRVYRLDVFGKQLVLQLEPDQTFLAPGFVFHIVGTPEFEPTPEPKSGAEPGCFFSGTVNGEEHSAAALNLCHGLRGGFYFRGEEYFIQPLNSSDFLGSEEDVHTVRRRSRAALAEEGSSKCGVNEDEERVPTNLEKEARQRAPNADQTAHHRTRRFVSXPRYMEIMLVADQSMAEFHGAGLKPYLLTIMAVASRLYRHPSIHNSISLAVVKLLVVYEEERGPQVSSNAAMTLRNFCQWQRQHNPPSDRHPEHYDTAVLFTRTDLCGAHSCDTLGMADVGTVCDPDRSCSIIEDDGLQASFTVAHELGHVFNMPHDDAQLCSGVNGAHWGSHMMASTLSNLDQQQPWSPCSALMVTTFLDNGHGQCLLDKPVKPQLLPQPLPGTVYDADHQCRLTFGEDSQHCPDLSTMCTALWCTVTTSNGLLVCQTKNFPWADGTPCGHDSFCLAGQCLTKSQAAKHQTPVNGGWGVWGPWGDCSRTCGGGVQYSFRACDNPLPKNGGKYCEGKRIQYRSCNTETCPDTNGLSFREEQCLAHNDMSAQVSLGSGEGVEWVPKYAGVSPKDRCKLVCRAKGTGYFFVLKSKVADGTPCSPDSTSVCVQGQCVKAGCDRVIGSSRRFDKCNICGGDGSTCKKVSGSLERARPGYQDVVTIPAGATHVDVKQRAPGNGRHDNSYLAVRRQDGNYLLNGDYKLMTMETDIPLRGSLLRYSGSSATLERLRSFAPLPEPLTIQVLSVGEAPRPRVKYSYFAPRPNNGASASGNNAGRRPSINAIREVGGAEWTLREWGPCSQTCGGGTQQREVVCLDSQGRPSRDCPEELRPLASQSCASQSCPSWLLGEWSVCSKTCGRGFRKRQLRCIGHDGRTLTHDSCDPKDRPRPLLELCNQSAC, encoded by the exons atgatGTGGTTTTTACGCGTTTCCATTGGTTTAATTGCTGCCCTGTGCGTCAGCGCAGCGCACAGCTCCTGGGAGGAGAGCACCGTTGTGCCGGTCAGACTAGACCAGTCAGAGAGCGAAACCGAACCCTGGCGGACTCTCACCGctgaggagaaggagaaggaggcagAGATGAGAGTGTACCGGTTGGACGTATTTGGCAAGCAGCTGGTTTTGCAGCTCGAGCCTGACCAGACCTTCTTGGCCCCAGGTTTTGTCTTCCACATTGTGGGGACCCCCGAGTTCGAACCGACACCGGAACCCAAGAGCGGAGCCGAGCCGGGCTGCTTCTTCTCGGGCACGGTGAACGGAGAGGAGCACTCCGCCGCTGCGCTCAACCTGTGCCACGGACTCAGGGGCGGATTCTACTTTCGGGGTGAAGAGTACTTCATCCAGCCCCTGAACTCCAGCGACTTCCTGGGCAGTGAGGAGGATGTCCACACGGTTCGCCGGAGAAGCCGGGCAGCTTTGGCTGAGGAGGGCAGCTCCAAGTGCGGGGTCAACGAGGACGAGGAGAGGGTGCCAACGAATCTGGAAAAAGAAGCCCGTCAAAGAGCCCCTAACGCAGACCAGACAG CCCACCACAGGACCAGACGTTTTGTTT ACCCCCGCTACATGGAGATCATGCTGGTGGCCGACCAGTCTATGGCTGAGTTCCACGGTGCAGGGCTCAAACCGTACCTTCTAACCATCATGGCAGTGGCCTCCCGCCTCTACCGCCACCCCAGCATCCACAACTCCATCAGCCTGGCCGTGGTGAAGCTGCTCGTGGTGTACGAGGAGGAGAGAGGCCCTCAGGTGTCATCAAACGCTGCCATGACCCTCCGCAACTTCTGCCAGTGGCAACGACAGCACAACCCTCCCAGTGACCGCCACCCGGAGCACTATGACACGGCCGTGCTCTTCACCAGGACG GACTTATGTGGTGCTCACTCCTGTGACACTCTGGGGATGGCAGATGTCGGCACAGTGTGTGACCCTGACAGAAGCTGCTCAATCATTGAGGATGATGGACTACAGGCATCATTTACAGTTGCGCATGAGCTCG GTCACGTCTTCAACATGCCTCATGATGATGCCCAGCTGTGTTCCGGTGTGAACGGCGCCCACTGGGGCTCCCACATGATGGCCTCCACCCTGTCCAACTTGGACCAGCAGCAGCCGTGGTCTCCCTGCTCTGCCCTCATGGTCACCACGTTCCTGGATAACGGTCACGGTCAGTGCCTCCTGGATAAGCCGGTGAAGCCCCAGCTGCTCCCCCAGCCCCTGCCAGGGACGGTTTACGACGCCGACCATCAGTGTCGTCTGACCTTTGGCGAAGACTCCCAGCACTGCCCAGACCTGAGCACCATGTGCACGGCTCTGTGGTGCACTGTGACCACATCCAACGGTTTGCTGGTGTGCCAGACCAAGAACTTTCCCTGGGCTGATGGGACGCCATGCGGACATGACAGCTTCTGCCTGGCTGGACAGTGTCTCACTAAGAGTCAGGCTGCCAAACACCAG ACTCCCGTAAATGGAGGATGGGGTGTCTGGGGACCCTGGGGCGACTGTTCCCGAACCTGCGGCGGAGGAGTTCAGTATTCCTTCCGCGCCTGTGATAACCCTTTGCCCAAGAACGGAGGCAAGTACTGTGAGGGCAAGAGGATCCAGTACCGCTCCTGCAACACAGAAACCTGCCCTGACACCAACG GCCTGTCATTCCGTGAGGAACAGTGTCTGGCCCACAACGACATGTCGGCTCAAGTGTCCCTGGGTTCAGGCGAGGGCGTGGAGTGGGTGCCCAAATATGCCGGAGTTTCACCCAAAGACCGCTGCAAGCTGGTGTGCCGGGCCAAGGGGACTGGATACTTCTTTGTCCTCAAATCTAAG GTGGCTGATGGGACACCCTGCAGTCCAGATTCcacttctgtttgtgttcaagGCCAGTGTGTCAAGGCTGGATGTGATCGTGTCATTGGCTCCAGCCGGCGCTTTGATAAATGCAATATCTGCGGTGGAGATGGTTCAACCTGCAAGAAAGTGTCAGGATCTCTGGAGCGTGCCAG GCCTGGTTACCAGGATGTTGTAACTATCCCCGCTGGTGCTACCCATGTAGACGTCAAGCAGCGTGCTCCAGGCAATGGTCGTCATGACAACAGCTACTTGGCAGTGCGGCGCCAGGATGGAAACTACCTGTTAAACGGCGACTACAAGCTGATGACCATGGAGACTGACATTCCCCTGAGAGGGTCACTGTTGCGTTACAGTGGCTCGTCTGCCACCCTGGAGCGCCTCCGAAGCTTTGCCCCACTGCCTGAGCCCCTCACCATCCAGGTGCTGTCTGTAGGAGAAGCCCCGAGGCCTCGAGTCAAGTACAGCTACTTCGCCCCTCGACCCAACAACGGTGCTTCAGCCTCCGGCAACAATGCAGGCCGCCGCCCATCTATCAATGCCATCCGAGAGGTTGGTGGAGCCGAGTGGACCCTGAGGGAGTGGGGTCCGTGCTCCCAGACCTGTGGAGGAGGCACTCAGCAGAGAGAGGTAGTGTGTCTGGACTCTCAGGGTCGTCCTTCCAGAGACTGCCCCGAGGAGCTTCGCCCTTTGGCCTCGCAGTCCTGTGCCTCCCAGTCCTGCCCCTCCTGGCTCCTCGGGGAATGGTCGGTGTGCTCCAAGACCTGTGGCCGAGGTTTCCGCAAACGTCAGCTGCGCTGCATCGGCCATGACGGGCGCACACTAACCCATGACAGCTGTGACCCCAAAGACCGGCCACGACCCCTGCTGGAACTGTGCAATCAGAGTGCCTGCTAA